One Paenibacillus sp. FSL H7-0737 DNA segment encodes these proteins:
- a CDS encoding glycoside hydrolase family 125 protein, whose product MEQFRLPTISMPKLPLPQSIQEVLNEAEEKLAHRPKLLQLFKNCFPNTLETTTKLMDDGTTFIITGDIPASWLRDSVEQVIHYVPFAKNDPDLQRIISGLIKRHIQYIHIDPYANAFNETANDWHWSTSDITEMSPWVWERKFEIDSLCFSMRLAYAYWKETGKTDIFDAGFKAAMVKIYNLFKTEQRHAELSPYSFMRNNGIPEDTLRNNGLGMPVNYTGMVWSGFRSSDDACDFHYNIPGNMFAVVALRHMQEFAEWVFRDLEFLKELKALEADIDHGIKLYGIYRHPRFGPIYAYETDGYGNYCLMDDAGTPGLMSIPYLGYVTADDEIYQNTRRFALSKENPFYFEGTAAKGIGSPHTPKDYIWHMALSMQGLTASTKEEKLDMLAMLEATDAGTGFMHEGFHVDDPNIFTRKWFAWSNSLFSQLVYKTMKEGLL is encoded by the coding sequence ATGGAACAATTCAGACTGCCAACCATCTCAATGCCGAAGCTTCCGCTTCCACAATCGATTCAAGAAGTATTGAACGAAGCAGAGGAGAAATTAGCGCATCGGCCTAAACTATTGCAGCTCTTCAAGAACTGCTTCCCGAATACACTTGAGACAACGACTAAGCTCATGGATGATGGAACAACATTCATCATTACTGGTGATATCCCTGCTTCCTGGTTGCGAGATTCTGTGGAGCAGGTTATACACTATGTGCCATTTGCGAAGAATGATCCGGATCTTCAACGTATCATTAGCGGTCTAATTAAACGACATATTCAGTATATACATATTGATCCGTATGCCAATGCGTTTAACGAAACAGCGAATGACTGGCATTGGAGCACTAGCGATATTACGGAAATGTCCCCTTGGGTGTGGGAACGTAAATTCGAGATCGATTCTCTCTGTTTTTCTATGCGTCTGGCTTATGCCTATTGGAAAGAAACGGGGAAGACTGATATATTCGACGCCGGATTTAAGGCAGCAATGGTCAAAATATACAACTTATTTAAAACTGAGCAGCGCCATGCTGAATTATCTCCTTACAGCTTTATGCGTAATAATGGAATACCTGAAGATACGTTACGCAACAACGGTCTTGGTATGCCTGTAAATTACACGGGGATGGTCTGGTCCGGGTTCCGATCAAGCGATGATGCTTGCGACTTCCATTACAATATCCCGGGGAATATGTTCGCCGTTGTTGCATTACGTCATATGCAGGAATTCGCAGAATGGGTATTCCGTGATCTTGAATTTCTAAAAGAGCTTAAAGCATTAGAAGCGGACATTGATCATGGAATCAAGCTGTATGGTATTTATCGTCATCCGAGGTTCGGACCAATCTACGCCTATGAGACCGACGGCTACGGCAACTACTGCTTGATGGATGATGCGGGAACACCGGGGCTCATGTCGATTCCTTATCTCGGCTATGTTACAGCAGATGATGAGATTTATCAGAATACACGGCGATTTGCGCTGAGCAAGGAGAATCCTTTTTACTTCGAAGGAACAGCAGCGAAAGGGATTGGCAGTCCACATACTCCGAAAGATTATATCTGGCATATGGCATTGTCTATGCAAGGTTTGACGGCTTCCACGAAGGAAGAGAAGCTGGACATGCTTGCGATGCTAGAGGCAACGGATGCGGGGACTGGTTTTATGCATGAAGGATTTCATGTCGATGACCCGAATATATTCACTAGAAAATGGTTTGCATGGTCCAATAGTCTGTTCTCCCAACTAGTCTACAAAACTATGAAGGAAGGACTACTATGA
- a CDS encoding beta-galactosidase: MSRPVIIFYDSDFPISNSIPSDAIKSMREFGMIVNANQLAATLKETEGGCFINLHAPYFPKAAWIDILGYLQRGGGLISIGGAPFKQPVRWKNEQWHVEAEQTSYHQELSIHEVLRVDCSRNQSLLASDVIPLLKGQEALFIASEETWNLVPHTTKTSDLPHQMGSAGPMSTRIYPLLKGITHEGRETAAPVVLWENTIGLFAGSRWLFVNTAATASLWKEKGLSAMSEWVRFCSKGVTEMWVKPNYASYESGERASLTLQIQQLERVQPSLRNEDNWKLTMNVEHESDPSLRWSDCLEMKANAELNIVRVPIPLEIRSGLFQVICEAEASDGEVRILRQGFWGHAPELLAAGEPVTSGRDYFIKDGRPLPVVGMTYMTSDVARKFLFLPNVGVWDRDMGQMRKAGINWIRTGIWTAYRNVMQDDGHVSEEVLRAIDAFIMTAKKHDLQVTFTFFSFTPETWGGVNPYLDPQSVEAQKRFIRSIVSRHKASSNVDWDLINEPSMFDPARIFSDGPSSCHDRFEQQAFIEWLRHRHGEIEVLQERWNMTPAQLPDFESAGLPEAKEMNFDVQDMHSAKRGTRWLDYCLFSMDMHNRWVKQLSDAIKEQCPDQMVTVGQDEGLGAQRPSPFFYEEAVDYTTVHSWWFNDYLVWDGIFAKTPNKPNLIQETGVMYVETPDGRAKRSELELRNLLERKYAYAFGTAGAGAIHWIWNTNFYMDNANESHIGALRADGTEKPEADVSYDFGKFIEGIRDVFGDRKLEEIAVVFPYSNDFSNRKLAFAATTELTRILSYDIKMPFRGASEYHLDDLENHPVKLIILPSAHNFDDAAMERLLHIVEETGAVLLATGPLDIDAYWRSSERLSDILGKRELRNVRREEVLSLQGQELPVSFGHRRIAEVSKEMMIHESGGSGSSTIDSVINIPLGKGRLLWSPLPVELSDRSDTTSALYRYALHAAHVECDLEWISGGDLVGIYGRKLSFATGALFTFVSEFAQDAKIEVKDSATGRTYAFLLEQERSVLFATDYKGDLLGVYRQQEVEIHITYPHLLH, from the coding sequence ATGAGCAGACCTGTAATCATATTCTATGATTCTGATTTCCCAATTTCCAATTCGATTCCTAGTGACGCGATTAAATCCATGCGTGAGTTCGGTATGATCGTGAATGCGAATCAGCTTGCAGCAACGCTTAAGGAAACCGAAGGTGGATGTTTCATTAATCTGCATGCACCCTATTTTCCAAAAGCGGCATGGATAGACATTCTTGGATATTTGCAAAGAGGTGGTGGACTGATCAGCATTGGAGGTGCCCCCTTCAAACAACCCGTTCGGTGGAAAAATGAACAATGGCATGTGGAAGCGGAGCAGACCTCTTATCATCAAGAGCTGTCTATTCATGAGGTACTGCGTGTTGATTGTTCTCGCAACCAGTCCTTGCTTGCATCAGATGTCATTCCTCTGCTTAAGGGGCAAGAAGCTCTTTTTATAGCGAGTGAAGAGACATGGAACCTTGTGCCACATACGACGAAGACGAGTGATTTACCCCATCAAATGGGGTCAGCAGGTCCGATGAGCACACGGATTTACCCGCTTTTGAAGGGAATTACGCATGAGGGGCGGGAAACTGCTGCTCCAGTAGTTCTTTGGGAGAATACGATTGGTTTATTTGCAGGCTCACGCTGGCTGTTCGTAAATACGGCTGCAACGGCTTCTTTATGGAAGGAAAAAGGGCTGTCCGCGATGTCTGAGTGGGTTCGTTTCTGTAGTAAGGGTGTAACGGAAATGTGGGTTAAGCCAAATTACGCGTCATATGAGTCAGGAGAACGGGCTTCTCTGACACTTCAGATTCAGCAGCTTGAGCGGGTACAACCTTCTTTGCGAAATGAAGACAATTGGAAGTTAACAATGAATGTTGAGCATGAATCCGATCCCTCCTTGCGTTGGTCCGATTGTTTGGAGATGAAGGCTAATGCTGAGCTTAACATCGTTCGGGTGCCTATTCCTCTGGAAATTAGGAGTGGTCTGTTCCAAGTGATCTGCGAAGCGGAAGCCAGTGATGGTGAGGTCCGTATTCTACGTCAAGGGTTCTGGGGGCATGCCCCTGAACTTCTGGCAGCAGGTGAACCGGTAACGAGTGGAAGAGATTATTTCATAAAAGATGGGCGTCCGCTACCTGTTGTGGGGATGACTTATATGACGAGTGATGTGGCACGGAAATTTCTATTTCTACCGAACGTTGGGGTATGGGATCGCGATATGGGTCAAATGCGGAAGGCAGGGATTAACTGGATCCGAACAGGAATCTGGACTGCTTATCGTAACGTGATGCAAGACGATGGTCATGTTTCAGAAGAGGTACTGCGAGCGATTGATGCCTTTATCATGACGGCCAAGAAGCATGATCTTCAGGTGACTTTCACGTTCTTCTCCTTCACACCGGAAACGTGGGGTGGGGTGAATCCTTATTTGGACCCACAAAGTGTTGAGGCTCAGAAGCGGTTCATTCGTTCTATTGTATCTCGTCATAAAGCGTCTTCGAATGTAGATTGGGATCTTATTAATGAACCATCGATGTTTGATCCGGCACGGATTTTCTCGGATGGTCCGAGTTCATGTCATGATCGCTTCGAGCAACAAGCTTTCATAGAATGGCTTCGACATAGACATGGGGAAATCGAAGTACTACAGGAACGTTGGAATATGACACCCGCACAGCTTCCTGACTTTGAATCGGCAGGGCTGCCAGAAGCGAAAGAGATGAACTTCGATGTACAGGATATGCACAGTGCTAAAAGAGGGACGCGTTGGCTTGATTATTGCTTGTTCTCCATGGATATGCATAACCGCTGGGTGAAGCAGTTATCTGACGCCATTAAGGAGCAATGTCCAGATCAGATGGTTACGGTCGGTCAGGATGAAGGGCTAGGGGCACAGCGACCTTCGCCGTTCTTCTACGAGGAGGCGGTGGATTACACCACTGTACATTCCTGGTGGTTTAATGATTATCTGGTGTGGGACGGCATCTTTGCCAAGACACCTAATAAGCCAAACCTAATTCAAGAGACTGGCGTCATGTATGTAGAAACTCCTGATGGACGAGCCAAACGTTCGGAGCTAGAGCTGCGAAATCTTCTCGAACGCAAATATGCCTATGCGTTTGGAACTGCTGGTGCGGGGGCCATACACTGGATTTGGAATACGAACTTCTATATGGATAATGCGAATGAGTCCCATATCGGAGCATTGAGAGCAGATGGAACCGAAAAGCCAGAGGCGGATGTCTCTTATGACTTCGGGAAGTTTATAGAAGGCATTCGTGACGTATTTGGAGATCGGAAACTGGAAGAGATCGCTGTGGTGTTTCCGTATTCGAATGATTTCTCTAACCGGAAGCTGGCTTTCGCTGCTACAACAGAGCTTACCCGTATTCTTTCATATGATATAAAGATGCCTTTCAGAGGGGCTTCTGAATACCACCTAGATGATTTGGAGAACCATCCTGTGAAGCTTATTATACTGCCAAGCGCGCATAACTTCGATGATGCAGCGATGGAAAGGTTGTTACACATCGTCGAAGAGACAGGTGCGGTATTGCTTGCTACAGGCCCGCTCGACATTGATGCTTACTGGCGTTCTTCAGAGCGTTTAAGTGATATTCTTGGCAAGCGTGAATTGCGTAATGTGCGCCGTGAAGAAGTGCTTAGCCTTCAAGGCCAAGAACTCCCCGTCTCCTTCGGTCACCGACGGATTGCTGAGGTATCGAAGGAAATGATGATTCACGAATCCGGCGGAAGCGGAAGCTCTACTATAGACTCAGTCATAAACATCCCGCTTGGCAAGGGTCGACTCCTATGGAGTCCACTGCCGGTTGAATTGAGCGACCGAAGTGATACTACGTCTGCACTGTATCGCTACGCGCTCCATGCTGCTCATGTGGAGTGTGACTTGGAGTGGATTAGCGGAGGGGACTTAGTAGGTATCTACGGACGGAAATTGAGCTTTGCTACAGGAGCTCTCTTCACCTTCGTATCGGAATTTGCTCAGGATGCGAAAATCGAGGTGAAGGATTCAGCCACTGGCCGAACCTACGCGTTCTTGTTGGAACAGGAACGTTCAGTCCTGTTTGCTACGGACTATAAAGGTGATCTTCTTGGCGTGTATCGCCAGCAGGAAGTTGAAATCCATATAACTTATCCACATCTACTACATTAA
- a CDS encoding alpha-mannosidase codes for MDSSNKSIKPQTAHIISHTHWDREWYLPYEKHHVRLIKLVDELLDRLDEDGEFKSFYLDGQTIILEDYLQVRPENQDRLQKHITEGRLLIGPWYILQDAFLTSGEANVRNMQIGHQDSKRYGEPSKIGYFPDTFGLVGQTPQLMKQSGINNAFFGRGVKPTGFNNTVSDGGYESSFSELIWEGPDGSKVLGILFANWYSNGNEVPVNEAEAKEFWEKKLADARKFASTGELLFMNGCDHQPAQLDLPEAIETAKRLYPDMEFIHSNFPDYLKAVEDVMDHNNLSTVKGELRSQHTDGWGTLVNTASARVYLKQMNQEGQVLLEKVAEPLASFAHVLGKDYPHHLFTYAWKTLMQNHPHDSICGCSVDEVHREMVTRFDKSRHVAETIVDDSKRMIAEAVNTSGFAAYGEEVLPLVVMNMTGWRRTGTVSIEIDAARLYLREGFSLEETASRMKDIDLNGRELVDDQGNTITCQMEDLGLQFGYDLPDDKFRQPYMCRRVRLTFEAVQVPALGLRAYAWVRRANAGLPIAPESLLQGDRVLENEAIKVVIHDNGSFTLSDKASGMTYRDLGVYENTGDIGNEYMYKQPEGEQALTTKGLQANICVLENTPYRASVEIKHDWEIPASADNKLDEEQRALVYYPERKAQRSSDTVILKLRTVISLERGGKGLHIETTIDNKAKDHRIRVLFPTDLNAVTHHVDSMFEVAERNIEPATEWMNPSNTQHQQAFVDISNETAGLTVANFGLNEYEVLRDGRNTIAITLLRSVGELGDWGLFPTPEAQCLGEHVVGMELIPHTGDGITSGAFAEAYQFQIPWVACQTDVHEGAIAPVYTPFEWESQELAFSSLKMNEQTGDLLLRWYNMSQQSTDLTIRSTIPQEYFYKTSILEEESNPLSSEEKGSSALQIGPCEIVTIGIRR; via the coding sequence TTGGATAGCTCAAATAAATCTATTAAACCTCAGACTGCCCATATTATTTCTCATACTCACTGGGACCGGGAATGGTATCTTCCATATGAGAAGCATCATGTACGCCTGATTAAACTGGTCGATGAATTGCTGGATCGATTGGATGAGGATGGTGAATTTAAGAGTTTTTATCTTGACGGACAGACAATCATTCTGGAAGATTATCTTCAAGTTCGCCCCGAGAATCAAGATCGTCTACAAAAACATATTACGGAAGGTCGTCTTCTGATTGGACCTTGGTATATTCTGCAAGATGCTTTCCTTACCAGCGGAGAGGCAAATGTACGTAATATGCAGATTGGTCATCAGGATTCGAAGCGTTACGGTGAACCTTCTAAGATCGGTTATTTTCCGGACACCTTTGGTCTAGTGGGTCAGACTCCACAATTAATGAAGCAATCAGGCATCAATAATGCCTTTTTTGGAAGAGGTGTAAAGCCGACTGGATTCAACAATACAGTATCGGACGGTGGATATGAATCTTCGTTCTCCGAGCTGATATGGGAAGGTCCGGATGGATCGAAAGTGCTTGGAATTCTATTTGCGAATTGGTATTCGAACGGAAACGAAGTGCCAGTGAATGAAGCGGAGGCAAAAGAGTTTTGGGAGAAGAAGTTAGCAGATGCTCGGAAATTTGCCTCTACAGGCGAGTTGTTATTCATGAACGGCTGCGATCATCAACCGGCTCAACTGGATTTGCCGGAGGCTATTGAAACTGCGAAGCGGTTATATCCAGATATGGAATTTATCCATTCCAACTTCCCTGATTACCTTAAAGCTGTAGAAGATGTAATGGATCACAACAACTTGTCGACCGTAAAGGGCGAACTGCGGAGCCAGCACACTGACGGATGGGGGACGTTAGTGAATACTGCATCTGCTCGTGTCTATTTGAAACAGATGAATCAGGAAGGGCAAGTCTTGCTTGAAAAGGTGGCTGAGCCACTCGCTTCATTCGCACATGTATTGGGCAAAGATTACCCTCATCATCTGTTCACCTATGCCTGGAAGACGTTAATGCAGAACCATCCTCACGACAGCATTTGTGGCTGCAGCGTGGATGAGGTACATCGCGAAATGGTAACCCGGTTTGATAAAAGCCGTCATGTAGCAGAGACCATTGTTGATGATAGTAAGCGCATGATCGCTGAAGCTGTGAATACGTCCGGTTTTGCAGCATATGGTGAAGAAGTGCTTCCGTTAGTAGTCATGAATATGACAGGGTGGAGACGCACGGGTACAGTGAGCATAGAAATTGATGCGGCACGTCTATATTTGAGAGAGGGTTTCTCTCTAGAAGAAACGGCCAGCCGTATGAAAGATATTGACTTAAACGGTCGTGAATTAGTAGACGATCAAGGGAATACCATTACATGCCAGATGGAGGATTTGGGTCTTCAGTTTGGTTATGATTTGCCTGACGATAAATTCCGCCAGCCCTATATGTGCCGCCGAGTAAGACTTACCTTTGAAGCTGTGCAAGTTCCGGCGCTGGGTCTTCGTGCATATGCGTGGGTTCGTCGTGCTAACGCAGGGTTGCCTATAGCTCCTGAATCTTTGCTTCAAGGGGATCGGGTGTTGGAGAATGAGGCCATCAAAGTAGTGATCCATGATAATGGTTCATTTACGCTAAGTGACAAAGCCAGTGGCATGACCTACCGGGATCTTGGTGTGTATGAGAACACAGGTGATATCGGGAATGAATACATGTATAAACAGCCAGAGGGTGAACAAGCTTTAACGACCAAGGGACTACAGGCGAATATTTGCGTTTTGGAAAATACACCTTATCGAGCGTCTGTGGAAATTAAGCATGACTGGGAGATTCCAGCCTCAGCAGATAATAAGCTGGACGAGGAACAGCGTGCCCTTGTGTACTACCCCGAGCGGAAAGCGCAGCGCAGTAGTGACACAGTCATTCTTAAACTTCGTACCGTAATTAGCTTGGAGCGGGGCGGGAAAGGGTTGCATATCGAAACGACGATAGACAATAAAGCCAAAGATCACCGGATTCGTGTGTTATTTCCGACAGATTTGAACGCCGTCACACATCATGTGGATTCGATGTTTGAGGTTGCGGAGCGGAATATTGAGCCAGCTACAGAATGGATGAATCCGAGTAACACGCAGCATCAGCAGGCCTTTGTTGATATCAGTAATGAAACAGCCGGTCTAACCGTCGCTAACTTTGGATTAAATGAATATGAAGTGCTAAGAGATGGTCGTAACACCATTGCGATTACATTACTCCGCAGTGTGGGCGAATTGGGAGACTGGGGTTTGTTCCCAACTCCAGAAGCGCAATGTCTCGGAGAGCATGTTGTAGGTATGGAGCTAATCCCACACACAGGAGATGGTATAACCTCAGGTGCTTTTGCTGAAGCTTATCAATTCCAGATTCCTTGGGTCGCATGTCAGACTGATGTACATGAAGGAGCGATTGCTCCGGTGTATACTCCATTCGAATGGGAGAGTCAGGAGCTCGCATTTTCCTCTCTAAAAATGAACGAGCAGACTGGAGACCTGCTGCTTCGCTGGTACAACATGAGTCAGCAAAGTACCGACCTGACCATCCGTTCAACGATACCGCAGGAGTATTTCTATAAGACGTCGATCCTGGAAGAGGAGAGCAACCCACTCTCTAGCGAAGAGAAAGGTAGTTCGGCCTTACAGATCGGTCCATGCGAAATTGTAACGATTGGTATTCGGAGATAG
- a CDS encoding MarR family transcriptional regulator translates to MRGLGTRTVVYQQNVAASLGLYNNDFLSVDILREKGPITAGELSKLTGLATGSVTALIDRLEKNGYVRRQNDPNDRRKVIIVPLYENKEDVIDTYMPLHTAMVKLAASYTDEELALISQFLGKASTVLDEQIDHLSSPTRSKSSS, encoded by the coding sequence ATGCGTGGTCTGGGAACCCGAACGGTGGTATACCAGCAAAACGTAGCCGCCTCTCTTGGGTTATACAATAATGATTTTTTGTCTGTGGATATCCTGCGTGAAAAAGGCCCCATTACCGCTGGAGAGCTGTCCAAACTAACTGGACTTGCCACAGGTAGCGTTACTGCATTAATAGATCGTCTCGAAAAAAACGGATACGTTCGCAGACAAAATGACCCTAATGATCGCCGTAAAGTAATTATTGTCCCGTTGTATGAAAATAAAGAAGATGTCATTGACACGTACATGCCACTTCATACCGCTATGGTTAAATTGGCTGCTTCCTATACGGATGAAGAACTTGCCCTCATTTCACAATTTTTAGGCAAAGCCAGCACCGTTCTAGACGAGCAGATTGATCATCTCAGTTCCCCAACGCGTAGTAAGTCTTCTTCTTAA
- the uvrA gene encoding excinuclease ABC subunit UvrA codes for MKEAIVIKGARENNLKNVSLTIPKYKLVVLTGPSGSGKSTLAMDTLQRECQRQYLDSMGMTSDTISKPKVESIAGLSPSISVGQHVTNRNPRSTVGTVTDIYTFVRFIFSRLGERICPSCKGSIPPSFEARGLLIEEDEEMEGQSMGCPHCGADLEKLGMSHFSFNKPEGACEACGGLGSVATINEAAVFNPELSMKEGGVASLNGVHRDIQMRILVAAGKHFGFVFDPDQPLKDYGEIQRDLLYYGVESEAFKRHFPNIKPIQGTKFEGVIPGLWRRYKEKEGEAGAQEKDGGFFHEQQCPECLGARLKKEVRLVRVADASIIDVSDWSLSEVYEWTKGLEAALPAEGLHLLEPILHDMPTRLKRIIDVGLGYLSMNRQTVSLSGGEAQRLRLASLLGSGLTGVLYILDEPTTGLHPRDTVGLIRVLQELRDLGNTVLVIEHDIEMMRAADHIIDMGPGAGLHGGIVVGEGSLEDLMASELSVTGAYLREERLEVPTRIRRKGNGKQITIRQAQYRNIDIQEVSIPLGCLVSVTGVSGSGKSTLIFDILAQGSSNGHEQTGCKEITGLGEVGSIVIFDQSPMGRMQRSNVATYTDVFTHLRQLFAALPEAKKRKLTSKHFSFNTPGGRCETCQGLGVLSVDMNFLPDLEVKCHACKGRRFTDEVLQVKYDGFSISDLLDMSIQESLPILKSEAKMAGIIETLCEVGLGYLKWGQSVKTLSGGEGQRIRLAKALSKPSKNHTLYLLDEPTTGLHPSDIKQLHTLLSKLVDTGNTVVVVEHSLELIRESDWVIDIGPEGGTVGGKLVAEGTPEQVAEVQESYTGMFLKRILAEGL; via the coding sequence GTGAAAGAAGCTATTGTTATTAAAGGTGCACGAGAGAACAATCTGAAGAATGTCTCGCTCACGATTCCTAAGTATAAGCTTGTTGTTCTGACGGGACCTTCGGGATCAGGAAAATCGACGTTAGCTATGGATACACTTCAGCGGGAATGCCAAAGACAGTATTTAGATTCCATGGGCATGACTTCAGATACGATCAGTAAACCAAAGGTCGAGTCCATTGCTGGACTGTCTCCATCCATTAGCGTTGGACAGCATGTTACGAATCGTAATCCACGCTCGACAGTAGGGACTGTAACTGACATTTATACCTTTGTCAGGTTTATTTTTTCTAGATTAGGGGAGCGGATTTGCCCTTCTTGCAAGGGTAGCATACCACCTTCTTTTGAAGCGAGGGGGCTACTAATAGAAGAAGACGAGGAAATGGAAGGTCAGTCGATGGGCTGTCCGCATTGCGGAGCTGATCTTGAGAAACTTGGCATGTCACATTTTTCCTTCAATAAGCCGGAAGGGGCATGTGAAGCTTGTGGTGGACTTGGGTCTGTGGCGACTATAAATGAAGCAGCGGTATTTAATCCAGAGCTTAGTATGAAAGAGGGGGGAGTAGCTTCTCTGAATGGCGTTCATCGGGATATACAGATGCGGATATTAGTAGCGGCGGGAAAACATTTCGGATTTGTGTTTGACCCGGATCAACCGTTGAAGGATTACGGTGAGATTCAGCGTGATTTGCTCTACTACGGTGTGGAGAGTGAAGCTTTTAAACGCCATTTCCCTAATATTAAGCCAATCCAAGGGACGAAGTTTGAAGGTGTTATACCCGGTTTGTGGCGGCGGTATAAGGAGAAGGAAGGGGAGGCTGGTGCGCAGGAGAAAGATGGCGGATTTTTTCATGAGCAGCAATGCCCGGAATGCCTAGGAGCTCGCCTGAAAAAAGAAGTTCGTCTAGTTCGAGTAGCTGACGCATCGATCATAGATGTATCCGACTGGTCGCTTAGTGAGGTATATGAGTGGACGAAAGGACTGGAGGCGGCACTGCCTGCCGAAGGTCTACATCTACTTGAACCGATCCTTCATGATATGCCTACTAGACTAAAGCGGATTATCGATGTTGGCCTAGGTTATCTTTCCATGAACCGGCAGACAGTCTCTTTATCTGGCGGGGAAGCACAGCGCCTGCGTCTAGCATCACTGCTGGGTTCAGGGTTGACCGGTGTGTTATACATTCTGGATGAACCGACGACGGGACTACATCCTCGGGATACAGTTGGCCTTATTCGTGTGCTTCAGGAGCTGCGTGATCTTGGGAATACTGTGCTCGTTATTGAACATGATATTGAGATGATGCGTGCTGCGGATCATATTATTGATATGGGTCCAGGTGCTGGACTGCATGGTGGAATCGTTGTTGGTGAAGGTAGTTTAGAAGATTTGATGGCAAGCGAGCTTTCGGTTACAGGAGCTTATCTCAGAGAAGAGCGTCTCGAAGTTCCCACACGTATTCGCCGAAAAGGGAACGGAAAGCAGATCACTATCCGGCAGGCACAGTACCGGAATATTGATATTCAAGAAGTCTCCATTCCACTTGGTTGTCTTGTATCTGTAACAGGGGTTTCGGGTTCGGGTAAGTCCACGCTTATATTTGATATCCTTGCGCAAGGAAGCTCTAATGGTCATGAACAAACAGGCTGTAAGGAGATTACGGGTTTAGGTGAAGTCGGGAGTATTGTGATCTTTGACCAATCACCCATGGGTAGGATGCAGCGTTCTAATGTAGCGACCTATACCGATGTATTTACACATCTGCGTCAGTTATTTGCGGCTTTGCCAGAGGCGAAGAAAAGAAAACTGACCTCCAAGCATTTCTCCTTTAACACACCGGGGGGACGGTGCGAAACCTGTCAGGGACTTGGTGTATTGTCCGTAGACATGAACTTTCTGCCTGATCTAGAAGTAAAGTGTCACGCCTGCAAAGGAAGACGGTTTACGGATGAGGTCTTACAGGTGAAGTATGATGGCTTCTCAATCTCAGATCTGTTGGACATGTCTATACAGGAAAGCTTGCCAATTCTTAAGTCGGAGGCCAAAATGGCCGGTATTATTGAGACGTTATGTGAGGTGGGTCTTGGATACCTTAAATGGGGACAATCTGTCAAAACCTTATCAGGCGGCGAGGGACAACGGATCAGGCTGGCCAAAGCGCTGAGCAAGCCATCTAAAAATCATACGCTCTATTTGCTCGATGAACCAACGACAGGTCTACATCCGTCAGACATCAAGCAACTTCATACCTTATTGAGCAAATTGGTAGATACGGGAAATACGGTTGTTGTTGTGGAGCACAGCTTAGAACTGATTCGGGAGTCTGACTGGGTGATCGACATTGGCCCTGAAGGGGGCACAGTTGGAGGTAAGCTTGTAGCTGAAGGCACACCGGAGCAGGTCGCTGAAGTACAGGAATCTTATACAGGGATGTTTTTGAAACGGATTCTGGCTGAGGGGCTTTAA